In Callithrix jacchus isolate 240 chromosome 18, calJac240_pri, whole genome shotgun sequence, one DNA window encodes the following:
- the XCL1 gene encoding lymphotactin: MRLRILVLLGICFLTAYIVEGIGSEVSDKSVCVSLTTQRLPVNRIKTYTIKEGSLKAVIFITKRGLKVCADSQAKWVNDMVKSLDRKSKTTNNMTQTKPTGTQQSTNTAVTMTA, encoded by the exons ATGAGACTTCGCATCCTGGTCCTCCTTGGCATCTGCTTTCTTACTGCGTACATTGTGGAAG GTATAGGGAGTGAAGTCTCAGATAAGAGTGTCTGTGTGAGCCTCACTACCCAGCGACTGCCAGTTAACAGAATCAAGACCTATACCATCAAGGAAGGCTCCTTGAAAGCAGTAAT TTTTATTACCAAACGTGGCCTAAAAGTCTGTGCTGATTCACAAGCCAAGTGGGTGAACGACATGGTCAAGAGCCTGGACAGGAAGTCCAAGACCACAAATAACATGACCCAGACCAAGCCAACAGGAACCCAGCAATCAACCAACACAGCTGTGACCATGACTGCGTAG